A region of the Planktothrix tepida PCC 9214 genome:
AGAAAAGCATGGTCTGGAATTGACCCCATCCAACTTGAGAAATTGCTTGCGCTAAACAGTGGTTTTTGACCATGCCTTTGATATTTAGATTTTCACACACAATAACTTGGTTTTCGTTGACTATCCTGCGTGATAGCTTATGGTGAAAATCCTCACGGCATCGAGTAATTTTGTTGTGAACTTTAGCTACTTTAAGTCTGGCTTTAGATCGATTATTTGAATCTTTCTTTTTGCGAGATAATGATTTCTGTTTAATCTTGAGATTGCGCTCATGCTTTTTCAACCATCTAGGATTAGCGAATTTACTACCATCTGAAGTGATACAGAAATCGTTTAATCCCATATCTAAACCAATCGCCTTACCTTCAGATGAAGGATTGGGAATCTTCTTTCCATCCTCAAATAAAACAGAAGCATAATATTGATTACACTTGTTTTTGGTGATAGTTACAGTTTTAATCGCTCCCTCTATAGGACGGTGAATTTTAGCAAATATTTCACCAATTTTGGGAAAGCATAAACTATTACCACTGATTCTTACATTTTGAGGATAAGATAAAGATTGTTTCCCGTGTTTAGATTTGAATCTAGGATAGTCTGCACGTCTTTCAAAGAAGTTAATGAACCCTCGACTAAGGTTTAAGCAAACAACTTGCAAGCATTGGCTATAGGTATTTTTCAACCATTCATATTCTTTCTTGAGAGCAGGTAATTGTTTTTGTAAGTCGTAACGTGATAATCCTTTCCCGGTTTGTTGATAGGTTTCATTTGTCAAGTTCAAAAAACGATTCCACAGCCA
Encoded here:
- a CDS encoding RNA-guided endonuclease InsQ/TnpB family protein, whose translation is MLKTVKVRIYPTVQQQELLAQAFGSVRWLWNRFLNLTNETYQQTGKGLSRYDLQKQLPALKKEYEWLKNTYSQCLQVVCLNLSRGFINFFERRADYPRFKSKHGKQSLSYPQNVRISGNSLCFPKIGEIFAKIHRPIEGAIKTVTITKNKCNQYYASVLFEDGKKIPNPSSEGKAIGLDMGLNDFCITSDGSKFANPRWLKKHERNLKIKQKSLSRKKKDSNNRSKARLKVAKVHNKITRCREDFHHKLSRRIVNENQVIVCENLNIKGMVKNHCLAQAISQVGWGQFQTMLFYKAEQEGKIYLEIDRFFPSSKTCNHCLNVVDSLPLDVRQWTCNHCGTKHDRDINAAKNIRDEGLRFLSLGTSESACCPDVRRNSGGRKKSTVVLSVGQEAPTSA